In Maridesulfovibrio sp., the following proteins share a genomic window:
- a CDS encoding iron ABC transporter permease has product MHFDDGQIPAEYSLHIRRKSVFIAAGLMFAGVMLIASIGMGPVAISAPDTLLTLLGNSISKRFDMIIWNIRLPQALTALAAGAGLSVAGAVMQAILRNPLGSPFTLGISHAAAFGAAVSVMMLDLGTMASSNVGAVTINSPYLTTLVAFGFSLIATFAIIAISRTRRATPEVMVLSGVALGALFTAGTMFLQYFADDVQLAAMVFWTFGDVARATWGELSIISTVTIAAYIWFTANRWNFNAIEAGDETAKGLGVKVEQIRITGMLLASLVTAVIVSFLGIIGFVGLVCPHMVRRVIGDDYRFLLPASCIAGAVLLLAADTAARLMLAPNVLPVSVLTAFLGAPVFIWLIIRGSK; this is encoded by the coding sequence ATGCACTTTGATGACGGCCAGATTCCCGCTGAATATTCCCTCCACATCAGACGGAAATCTGTTTTCATTGCAGCAGGGTTAATGTTCGCCGGGGTTATGCTGATTGCCTCCATCGGCATGGGACCTGTCGCGATATCCGCCCCGGACACCCTGCTTACCCTGCTGGGGAATTCTATTTCCAAGAGATTCGACATGATCATCTGGAATATTAGACTTCCGCAGGCCCTAACCGCCCTTGCCGCAGGAGCGGGACTCTCTGTGGCCGGGGCGGTCATGCAGGCCATCCTGCGTAATCCGCTAGGCTCTCCATTTACTCTGGGAATTTCCCACGCAGCGGCCTTCGGAGCAGCTGTTTCAGTAATGATGCTGGATCTTGGAACCATGGCCAGTTCCAATGTTGGAGCGGTGACCATCAACTCCCCCTACCTAACCACACTGGTAGCATTCGGATTCAGCCTGATCGCCACCTTCGCCATCATCGCCATTTCCCGCACCCGCCGCGCCACTCCTGAAGTCATGGTCCTGTCGGGAGTAGCATTAGGGGCGCTCTTTACCGCCGGGACCATGTTCCTGCAATACTTTGCAGATGACGTGCAGCTGGCGGCTATGGTTTTCTGGACCTTCGGTGACGTTGCACGGGCTACATGGGGCGAGTTGTCCATAATCAGCACAGTTACAATTGCTGCTTACATCTGGTTCACGGCAAACCGCTGGAATTTTAACGCCATTGAAGCCGGAGATGAGACAGCCAAAGGTCTCGGCGTCAAGGTGGAGCAAATCCGTATTACCGGAATGCTTCTCGCTTCGCTGGTCACGGCAGTCATCGTGTCTTTCCTCGGCATTATCGGCTTTGTTGGGCTGGTCTGCCCTCATATGGTCAGACGCGTGATTGGGGATGATTACCGCTTCCTGCTTCCTGCCTCCTGTATTGCCGGTGCGGTTCTCCTTCTGGCAGCGGACACTGCTGCAAGGCTTATGCTGGCTCCTAATGTATTGCCCGTGTCGGTGTTGACCGCCTTTCTTGGCGCTCCGGTTTTCATCTGGCTGATTATCAGGGGAAGCAAATGA
- a CDS encoding iron ABC transporter substrate-binding protein: protein MKKIFPALITMFITICIAIPAAAGTRTITDMAGRTVVIPSKVERVICSGPGCLRYLTYLQGQNMIVGVDSIEHRKTKFDARPYAIANPQFKNMPLIGEFRGHDNPELILNLEPQPQVIFKTYKDMGYNPDELQAKTGIPVVCVAYASLDAKRDLIYNSLQLMGEIIGKSQRAKEICNFMETEISNLHSRTANIPEIERKTCYVGGIAKKGPHGFQSTEPAYPPFSFVNAINVACPPKGKGKPLQHANVSKEQIVAWNPEILFVDISTSQLGENAGAIHEIKTDPAYQSLDAVSSGNVYTVLPYNWYSMNYGSIIADAYFVGRVLYPSKFKDIDPKAKADEIYSFMVGEPVLQHMGEAFSVKGFNKMDLE, encoded by the coding sequence ATGAAAAAAATATTTCCTGCACTAATTACCATGTTCATCACCATCTGCATTGCCATACCAGCAGCGGCAGGTACACGAACCATTACCGACATGGCAGGACGTACGGTTGTAATTCCGTCCAAAGTAGAAAGAGTCATCTGTTCCGGCCCGGGGTGCCTCAGATATCTGACCTACCTGCAAGGACAGAATATGATCGTCGGGGTTGATTCCATTGAACACCGCAAGACAAAATTTGATGCCCGCCCCTATGCTATTGCCAATCCACAATTCAAGAATATGCCGCTAATCGGTGAATTTCGCGGCCACGACAACCCTGAACTAATCCTCAACCTTGAACCGCAGCCGCAGGTTATTTTCAAAACCTACAAAGATATGGGCTACAATCCTGATGAATTACAGGCTAAGACCGGAATACCGGTAGTCTGTGTTGCGTATGCCAGCCTGGATGCTAAACGTGACCTTATCTACAACTCTCTCCAACTCATGGGAGAGATTATCGGGAAGAGCCAACGAGCCAAAGAAATCTGTAATTTTATGGAAACAGAAATTTCTAACCTACATAGCAGAACCGCAAATATCCCCGAAATAGAACGTAAAACATGTTACGTAGGGGGCATTGCCAAGAAAGGACCGCATGGTTTCCAATCGACCGAACCTGCATATCCTCCGTTCAGCTTTGTTAACGCAATTAATGTTGCCTGCCCGCCCAAGGGCAAAGGCAAACCGCTCCAGCATGCCAACGTTTCCAAGGAACAGATTGTAGCCTGGAACCCGGAAATTCTATTTGTGGATATCTCCACTTCCCAACTGGGAGAAAACGCCGGGGCTATCCATGAGATAAAGACCGACCCTGCTTACCAGTCACTTGATGCAGTATCATCAGGTAACGTCTATACCGTACTGCCCTACAACTGGTACTCAATGAACTACGGTTCCATAATTGCCGATGCATATTTCGTCGGTAGAGTGCTCTATCCCTCAAAATTCAAGGATATCGATCCCAAAGCCAAGGCTGATGAAATATACTCTTTCATGGTCGGCGAACCTGTGCTGCAACATATGGGAGAGGCATTCAGTGTAAAAGGTTTTAACAAGATGGATCTGGAATAG
- a CDS encoding ribbon-helix-helix domain-containing protein, with the protein MCEIYASTPPQDYEQVNRSIRINGAVTSIRIERRFWHILDELAAEENVSTGKFISALHAEAYSMNGEISNFASLLRVVCTTYLANKHY; encoded by the coding sequence ATGTGTGAGATATACGCTTCCACCCCGCCGCAGGATTATGAACAAGTGAACCGCTCCATCAGAATCAACGGAGCCGTTACCAGCATCCGCATTGAGCGGAGATTCTGGCATATTCTTGATGAACTGGCAGCGGAAGAAAATGTCAGCACCGGTAAATTCATCTCTGCCCTGCATGCCGAGGCGTACAGCATGAATGGTGAGATTTCCAACTTCGCATCCCTGTTGCGGGTGGTCTGCACTACATACTTAGCAAATAAGCATTATTAA
- a CDS encoding DJ-1/PfpI family protein: MTKKILMIVGDFVEDYEVMVPFQALQAMGFEVDAICPDKKAGEQVATAIHDFEAHQTYLERPGHNFTLNANFDSVKTGDYAALVVPGGRAPEYLRLNEKVLDIVRSFSDRPIAAICHGPQLLAAAGVLDGKKVSAYPACSPEVKMAGGEYVEIDLDDAICDGNLITAPAWPAHPRWLRLLAKQLA, translated from the coding sequence ATGACTAAAAAGATTCTTATGATCGTAGGTGACTTTGTCGAAGACTATGAAGTAATGGTACCCTTTCAGGCGTTACAGGCCATGGGCTTTGAAGTCGATGCCATCTGCCCGGACAAAAAAGCCGGGGAGCAGGTAGCCACTGCGATACATGACTTTGAAGCTCACCAGACATATCTGGAACGCCCAGGGCACAATTTCACACTCAATGCCAACTTTGACAGTGTCAAAACAGGGGATTATGCTGCTCTGGTGGTTCCCGGCGGCAGAGCTCCCGAATACCTGCGTCTCAATGAAAAAGTTCTCGATATTGTCCGCAGCTTCTCAGACCGTCCTATTGCTGCAATTTGTCATGGTCCTCAACTTCTTGCCGCAGCGGGAGTTCTTGACGGGAAAAAAGTGTCCGCCTACCCTGCGTGTAGCCCCGAAGTTAAGATGGCTGGTGGTGAATACGTTGAAATAGACCTTGACGATGCTATTTGCGATGGCAATCTTATAACCGCTCCCGCATGGCCCGCTCATCCCAGATGGCTGCGGCTTCTGGCCAAACAGCTCGCATAA
- a CDS encoding ferritin, with amino-acid sequence MSNKVLEKALNEQLNAELYSAYLYLSMSAYFSELGLDGFANWMRVQAQEEQFHAMKFYDYIIERGGRVLLASIDGPKTEWESPLDCVEAVLEHEQHVTSLVNGLVDLAIQERDHATNIFLQWFVTEQVEEEDNVNAVLNKLRLLNGEGNGMFILDKELSTRVFTAPAE; translated from the coding sequence ATGTCTAACAAAGTTCTTGAAAAGGCACTTAACGAACAGCTCAATGCCGAACTGTACTCTGCATACCTTTACCTCTCCATGTCCGCTTACTTCAGCGAACTCGGACTGGACGGCTTTGCCAACTGGATGCGTGTACAGGCACAGGAAGAACAGTTCCACGCAATGAAATTCTATGATTACATCATCGAACGCGGCGGACGGGTTCTTCTTGCCTCCATCGATGGCCCTAAAACCGAATGGGAATCACCGCTGGACTGCGTTGAAGCAGTGCTTGAGCACGAACAGCATGTAACTTCTCTGGTTAACGGCCTTGTTGACCTTGCAATTCAGGAGCGAGACCATGCAACCAACATCTTCCTGCAATGGTTTGTAACCGAGCAGGTTGAGGAAGAGGACAACGTTAATGCAGTGCTGAATAAGCTCCGGCTGCTTAACGGCGAAGGAAACGGCATGTTCATCCTTGATAAGGAACTGAGCACCCGTGTTTTTACCGCCCCAGCCGAATAG
- the cydB gene encoding cytochrome d ubiquinol oxidase subunit II, translating into MLESIWFLLWGLLWAIYFMLDGYDLGLGAMMPFVAKTEKDRQIIYNSMGPFWDGNEVWLITAGGVTFAAFPKAYAVMFSGLYTALMLLLIALIIRGVSFEFRGLMESDRGRKFWDCLMVLGSFLPALLLGVAFANIFMGIPIDENGVFQGNLFTLLNPYGLGGGILFVLLFAQHGLLWLAARTEDGELNDRAAKIATNVWPVLAAVFIAFLALTGVYTKLLSNFIAYPALLLILLVPIFAIVKIRTLIAAREWWKAWISSAVLIVSTTMFGVIGLFPALLPSSINPAYSITIHNAASSELTLKIMLTVALIMVPIVIGYQFWMHKMFANKITDEDLGY; encoded by the coding sequence ATGCTCGAATCAATTTGGTTCTTACTCTGGGGACTGCTCTGGGCCATTTATTTCATGCTCGATGGGTATGATCTCGGCCTAGGTGCAATGATGCCCTTTGTTGCTAAAACTGAAAAAGACCGTCAAATTATCTATAACTCAATGGGCCCTTTCTGGGACGGTAACGAAGTATGGTTGATCACCGCCGGCGGTGTAACCTTTGCTGCATTTCCCAAAGCATATGCGGTAATGTTCAGCGGGCTCTATACAGCGCTCATGCTGCTGCTTATCGCGCTGATCATCCGTGGCGTTTCCTTTGAATTCCGCGGCCTGATGGAAAGTGACCGCGGTCGCAAATTCTGGGACTGCCTTATGGTTCTCGGCAGTTTTCTGCCTGCCCTGCTGCTGGGTGTTGCGTTTGCAAACATCTTCATGGGCATCCCCATTGATGAAAACGGCGTGTTTCAGGGCAACCTGTTCACTCTGCTTAACCCTTACGGCCTTGGCGGCGGCATCCTCTTTGTTCTTCTCTTTGCACAGCACGGACTGCTCTGGCTTGCAGCTCGCACTGAAGACGGAGAACTTAACGACCGCGCCGCAAAGATAGCCACAAACGTCTGGCCTGTTCTGGCTGCAGTTTTTATTGCCTTTCTGGCTCTTACCGGAGTATATACCAAACTGCTCAGTAACTTCATTGCCTACCCGGCACTGTTGCTGATCCTGTTGGTTCCGATCTTTGCCATCGTCAAGATCCGCACTCTCATTGCAGCACGTGAGTGGTGGAAAGCATGGATCAGCTCCGCTGTTCTCATCGTATCCACCACTATGTTCGGTGTGATCGGACTATTCCCGGCTCTGCTGCCTTCCAGCATTAACCCGGCATACTCCATCACTATCCATAATGCTGCTTCAAGCGAACTGACCCTGAAAATTATGTTGACGGTTGCATTGATCATGGTGCCCATCGTCATCGGTTACCAGTTCTGGATGCATAAGATGTTTGCAAACAAAATCACCGATGAAGATCTGGGCTATTAA
- a CDS encoding cytochrome ubiquinol oxidase subunit I: MDVLMLSRLQFAMATMFHFIFVPLTLGLSVLVAVMETMYLRTNKDIYLRMTKFWGKLFVINFVLGIVTGITLEFQFGTNWSRYSEYVGDIFGSLLAVEATVAFFLESTFLAAWIFGWKKLSPKMHALSIWIVAIASNISAIWIILANGWMQHPVGYIMRNGRAELEDFGAVISNSFAWGQFFHNAFGSFVVAGFFIMGISAYHLLKKNEVEFFAKSFKIGLVASFIFAILVAAQGHNHAQDVAVNQPEKLAAMEALWDTAENGAPMYLLSVPDEKNETNAVELFGIPGGLSFLAFNSFDAPVKGLKEWPKEDRPPVTVTFLAFRIMVGLGTLFPILCIWGWMNRKKLIENKLYLRIMLFAIPLPYIAMWAGWAVAEVGRQPWIVYGMMKTTDAVSPIATSQVAFSFIALTTLYTLLGAAEIFLLAKFARRGPQPEKA; encoded by the coding sequence ATGGATGTTCTGATGCTGTCAAGGCTGCAATTTGCCATGGCAACAATGTTCCACTTCATTTTCGTACCGCTCACACTGGGACTTTCCGTACTGGTTGCCGTGATGGAAACCATGTATCTGCGCACAAACAAAGATATTTATCTGCGCATGACCAAATTCTGGGGAAAGTTGTTCGTCATTAACTTTGTTCTCGGTATCGTGACCGGAATCACTCTTGAATTCCAGTTCGGAACCAACTGGTCCCGCTATTCCGAGTATGTAGGCGATATCTTCGGATCTCTGCTTGCTGTCGAAGCTACTGTAGCTTTCTTTTTGGAATCCACATTTCTGGCTGCATGGATCTTTGGATGGAAAAAACTTTCACCCAAGATGCACGCTCTTTCCATCTGGATTGTTGCTATCGCTTCAAACATTTCCGCAATCTGGATTATTCTCGCCAACGGCTGGATGCAACATCCGGTCGGCTATATTATGAGAAATGGCCGTGCAGAACTGGAAGACTTCGGCGCAGTCATAAGCAACTCCTTTGCATGGGGTCAATTTTTCCATAATGCTTTCGGTTCATTCGTAGTTGCCGGATTTTTCATTATGGGAATCAGTGCTTACCATCTGCTCAAGAAAAATGAAGTCGAGTTTTTCGCCAAGTCCTTTAAAATAGGTCTTGTGGCTTCATTCATCTTTGCAATTCTCGTAGCCGCTCAGGGACACAACCATGCGCAGGATGTGGCTGTTAACCAGCCGGAAAAGCTTGCTGCCATGGAAGCCCTCTGGGATACAGCTGAAAACGGTGCACCCATGTACCTGCTCTCAGTGCCCGACGAAAAGAACGAGACAAATGCAGTTGAACTCTTCGGCATTCCCGGCGGTCTTAGCTTCCTCGCATTCAACAGCTTTGATGCCCCGGTTAAGGGCCTCAAAGAATGGCCTAAAGAAGACCGTCCGCCTGTTACCGTTACCTTCCTCGCATTCAGAATTATGGTCGGACTGGGAACACTCTTCCCGATCCTCTGTATCTGGGGATGGATGAACCGCAAAAAGCTTATTGAAAACAAGCTTTACCTGCGGATAATGCTTTTTGCTATCCCCTTGCCTTACATCGCTATGTGGGCCGGGTGGGCTGTTGCCGAGGTTGGACGCCAGCCATGGATTGTGTACGGCATGATGAAAACTACCGATGCTGTCTCGCCCATCGCGACCAGTCAGGTGGCATTTTCCTTCATCGCCCTGACCACCCTGTACACCCTTCTGGGTGCGGCTGAAATATTCCTGCTTGCAAAGTTCGCACGCAGGGGTCCTCAACCTGAAAAGGCCTAG
- a CDS encoding DVU0298 family protein, with the protein MAVGRRIKKEVMDALESENWETEFEGLMEKHSMQALVAPLFASLCAPAVIVRWHGITCFGKVISRMVKEDTARARIVMRRIMWMLNEESGGCAWGVPEAMGEISAVNETMAAEYGKILLSYSHEDEEGPENFLEFPTLLRGAVWGVARLAQDRPQIAAQATKDMIRFLSYPDPVIQGSACWALGGLKAVESVKKLEALADNDTVIDIYKDSSLQSVTVGRLAQEALDKISGN; encoded by the coding sequence ATGGCTGTCGGACGCAGGATAAAAAAAGAAGTCATGGATGCTCTGGAAAGTGAAAACTGGGAAACCGAGTTTGAAGGGCTGATGGAAAAGCATTCCATGCAGGCCCTTGTTGCTCCGCTTTTCGCTTCACTTTGCGCGCCCGCGGTAATTGTCCGCTGGCATGGCATAACCTGTTTCGGCAAAGTTATTTCACGTATGGTGAAAGAAGACACCGCGAGAGCACGAATTGTCATGCGCAGAATCATGTGGATGCTTAATGAAGAATCCGGAGGATGCGCCTGGGGTGTCCCTGAAGCTATGGGTGAGATCTCTGCCGTAAATGAGACCATGGCTGCTGAATATGGGAAAATACTGCTCAGTTACAGCCATGAAGACGAAGAAGGCCCGGAAAACTTCCTTGAATTCCCTACCCTGCTAAGGGGGGCGGTCTGGGGAGTGGCCCGGCTGGCGCAGGATCGTCCGCAGATAGCGGCTCAGGCCACAAAAGACATGATCCGTTTTCTTTCCTATCCTGACCCGGTGATTCAAGGCTCCGCCTGCTGGGCTCTGGGAGGGCTGAAAGCTGTCGAGTCTGTTAAAAAGCTTGAAGCTTTGGCGGATAATGATACTGTTATAGATATTTATAAAGACTCTTCATTGCAGTCTGTAACGGTGGGAAGGCTGGCTCAGGAAGCTCTGGATAAAATTTCAGGGAATTAA
- a CDS encoding FprA family A-type flavoprotein, which translates to MRPVEIKEGVHWIGVVDWNCRNFHGYARSANGTTYNAFYIEDEKKVLVDTVSKGSENQFLCSLSHLTKPEEIDYIVVNHLEPDHAGCLAKMVELCQPEKIFVSVMGGKALNTFFDCEDWPVHVVKPGEEVSIGKRTLRFYETRMLHWPDNMFTFIPEEKMLFTSDAFGQNIAASERWADEMSREMVEDYMQQYYANIITPYSPKVIKTLETLAGLNLDVDMICPDHGLMFRGEDCAFALQKYMDYANQIPKNKATLFYDTMWSSTERMINAVASGLASEGISVKVMSVKANHHSDIMSEVFDSAAIVIGSPTHNNGILPGMADALTYVKGLRPKDKIGACVGSFGWSGECVNILTEWLENMGCDIIDPKIKTKNRPNHDALKECFQLGVTIAAAIKEKTGK; encoded by the coding sequence GTGAGACCTGTTGAAATAAAAGAAGGCGTTCACTGGATCGGAGTGGTTGACTGGAACTGCCGCAACTTTCACGGCTATGCCCGCTCCGCAAATGGAACCACCTATAACGCCTTTTACATTGAAGACGAAAAAAAAGTTCTGGTTGATACAGTATCCAAGGGATCTGAAAACCAGTTCCTCTGCTCCCTCTCCCACCTGACCAAGCCTGAAGAAATTGACTATATCGTGGTTAACCATCTCGAACCAGACCACGCCGGCTGCCTCGCAAAAATGGTTGAGCTTTGCCAGCCTGAAAAAATCTTTGTCTCCGTAATGGGCGGCAAAGCCCTGAACACTTTTTTTGACTGCGAAGACTGGCCCGTCCATGTTGTTAAGCCCGGAGAAGAAGTTTCCATCGGTAAACGCACTCTGCGCTTCTACGAAACCCGCATGCTGCACTGGCCCGACAACATGTTCACCTTCATCCCCGAAGAAAAAATGCTGTTCACCAGTGACGCGTTCGGTCAGAACATCGCTGCAAGTGAACGCTGGGCTGATGAAATGAGCAGGGAAATGGTTGAAGACTACATGCAGCAGTACTATGCCAACATTATTACCCCCTACTCTCCCAAGGTAATCAAAACTCTTGAAACCTTAGCAGGACTCAACCTGGATGTAGATATGATCTGCCCGGACCACGGCCTCATGTTCCGGGGTGAGGATTGTGCTTTTGCTCTCCAGAAATACATGGATTACGCAAATCAGATTCCTAAAAACAAGGCCACACTTTTCTACGACACCATGTGGAGCTCCACCGAGCGTATGATTAACGCTGTTGCTTCCGGTCTTGCTTCCGAAGGCATTTCCGTAAAGGTCATGTCCGTTAAGGCAAACCACCACAGTGACATTATGAGCGAAGTTTTTGACTCTGCTGCTATCGTTATTGGCTCCCCGACCCATAACAACGGAATCCTTCCCGGCATGGCTGACGCACTGACTTACGTTAAGGGTCTGCGCCCCAAAGATAAAATCGGTGCCTGCGTCGGTTCCTTCGGTTGGTCCGGAGAGTGCGTAAACATTCTTACCGAATGGCTTGAAAATATGGGCTGCGATATCATTGATCCCAAAATTAAAACTAAAAACCGTCCTAACCACGATGCACTGAAAGAATGCTTTCAGCTTGGGGTAACTATTGCTGCTGCCATCAAGGAAAAAACCGGTAAATAA
- a CDS encoding rubredoxin, with the protein MKYVCTICGWVYDPAEGDPDSGIAPGTKFEDIPDDWECPVCGAGKDDFEPED; encoded by the coding sequence ATGAAATACGTATGTACTATTTGTGGCTGGGTTTACGATCCGGCAGAAGGCGATCCTGATAGTGGTATTGCACCCGGCACCAAATTCGAAGATATCCCCGATGATTGGGAATGTCCGGTCTGTGGTGCAGGCAAGGACGATTTCGAGCCTGAAGACTAA
- a CDS encoding rubredoxin yields MAEPKDMYQCQVSNCGYIYNPDKGDRKSKTPKGTAFADLPEDWKCPVCGASKKAFNPLG; encoded by the coding sequence ATGGCTGAACCTAAAGATATGTACCAGTGTCAGGTAAGTAACTGCGGTTACATCTATAACCCTGACAAAGGAGACCGCAAAAGTAAAACTCCGAAAGGTACTGCTTTTGCTGATCTGCCTGAAGACTGGAAATGCCCTGTTTGCGGTGCTAGCAAAAAAGCATTCAACCCGCTGGGATAA
- a CDS encoding desulfoferrodoxin, with the protein MAELYEVYKCESCGNITMVLHAGPGDLACCGSDMILMSENTVDAAKEKHVPVIEKTDEGYLVKVGDVAHPMEEKHWIEWIELSCGNARMIKQLKPGEAPEAKFCMCKNSSEPVVARAYCNLHGLWKA; encoded by the coding sequence ATGGCTGAACTGTACGAAGTTTATAAATGTGAAAGTTGCGGTAATATCACTATGGTTCTTCATGCAGGCCCCGGTGACCTCGCCTGCTGTGGTTCTGATATGATTCTGATGTCTGAAAATACTGTTGACGCTGCAAAAGAAAAACATGTTCCGGTTATCGAAAAGACTGACGAAGGCTACCTTGTAAAAGTCGGTGACGTAGCCCACCCCATGGAAGAAAAACACTGGATTGAGTGGATTGAACTTTCCTGCGGTAACGCCCGCATGATCAAGCAGCTCAAACCCGGTGAAGCTCCTGAAGCAAAATTCTGCATGTGCAAGAACAGCAGCGAGCCGGTTGTCGCCCGTGCATACTGTAACCTGCACGGCCTCTGGAAGGCTTAA
- a CDS encoding rubrerythrin, translated as MSQLKGSKTEKNILTAFAGESQARNRYTYFASQAKKEGFVQISKIFEETANQEKEHAKRLFKLLEGGEVEVTAAFPAGVIGSTVENLKEAAGGERHEWQEMYPDFAKIADEEGFKSIASIFRSIAVAEEFHEKRYLALAKNIEDGKVFKKDSSIIWQCQNCGYVHEGDSAPHKCPACDHPQAHFQVVCENW; from the coding sequence ATGTCCCAACTTAAAGGTTCAAAAACTGAAAAAAATATTCTGACTGCATTTGCAGGCGAGTCCCAGGCGCGTAACCGCTACACTTACTTTGCTTCCCAGGCGAAGAAAGAAGGATTCGTCCAGATTTCTAAAATTTTCGAAGAAACCGCTAATCAAGAAAAAGAACACGCTAAAAGACTGTTTAAGCTTCTTGAAGGCGGAGAAGTGGAAGTTACTGCCGCATTTCCTGCGGGCGTAATTGGTTCCACCGTTGAAAACCTCAAGGAAGCTGCAGGCGGCGAAAGACATGAGTGGCAGGAAATGTACCCTGATTTTGCCAAGATTGCCGACGAAGAAGGATTCAAATCCATCGCTTCCATTTTCCGCTCAATCGCTGTAGCGGAAGAATTTCATGAAAAAAGATATCTTGCCCTTGCCAAAAATATTGAAGACGGTAAAGTGTTCAAGAAAGACTCTTCCATTATCTGGCAATGCCAGAACTGTGGATACGTCCATGAGGGAGATTCCGCACCGCACAAATGCCCTGCATGCGACCATCCTCAGGCTCACTTTCAAGTCGTCTGTGAAAACTGGTAG
- a CDS encoding transcriptional repressor produces the protein MKIGQRRSKQRELILEELKGLTCHPTADELYERVRKRLPNISLGTVYRNLELLAENGIILKIETGGKNRFDGYAEPHPHIRCVQCGKVDDVMEEVNAPAIGASAARGYEVKGCSIEYFGFCPECLSKVH, from the coding sequence ATGAAAATAGGACAAAGAAGATCAAAACAAAGAGAACTCATTCTTGAGGAACTCAAAGGATTGACCTGCCATCCCACTGCGGATGAACTATATGAGCGGGTTCGTAAAAGACTGCCCAACATCAGCCTTGGTACTGTATACCGCAACCTTGAACTGCTTGCGGAAAACGGAATTATCCTCAAGATTGAGACTGGCGGTAAAAACAGATTTGACGGCTATGCTGAGCCTCACCCGCATATCAGATGCGTGCAGTGCGGCAAAGTGGATGACGTCATGGAAGAGGTCAACGCACCCGCGATAGGCGCAAGTGCGGCGAGAGGCTATGAAGTTAAGGGATGCTCAATAGAGTACTTCGGTTTTTGCCCTGAGTGCCTGAGTAAAGTACATTAA
- a CDS encoding LytTR family DNA-binding domain-containing protein: MPSLKSLILHSDPEVRAAIRKSLRGVDLVRVLGETVRADEALELHKAVGYGIIFLGFDFTEGISGAELAQALGGSKHKPGLIFIAADETRAYEAFELGALDYLIWPPEKERMDKTLERIARFKSHFREIPAPSNWKESGTGVETGEETLQLSLGEDEQDRFLSALKNAWDFSQTRQPEIEKLPVNQDGSMMLIPYTQIIFVEAYEDYSYVHTANQKFLTSHRLKNLEERLGPHRFFRVHRKYLVNLEMVTEIASLPGSNFMLRTAGRTRIELPISRRRISKLKQILGM, encoded by the coding sequence GTGCCCAGTCTTAAAAGTTTAATCCTACATTCGGACCCTGAGGTCCGTGCTGCAATCCGCAAATCATTGCGCGGAGTCGATCTTGTGCGCGTTCTTGGTGAAACAGTCCGCGCAGATGAGGCTCTGGAGCTGCACAAGGCCGTGGGCTACGGAATTATTTTTCTGGGTTTCGATTTTACTGAAGGGATAAGCGGAGCCGAGCTGGCACAGGCGCTAGGCGGAAGTAAACATAAGCCGGGGCTTATATTTATAGCAGCTGATGAAACAAGGGCGTACGAAGCCTTTGAGTTGGGCGCTCTGGATTATCTTATCTGGCCGCCAGAGAAAGAGCGCATGGATAAGACTCTTGAACGTATAGCGCGTTTCAAAAGTCATTTCCGGGAGATCCCTGCTCCTTCTAACTGGAAGGAATCCGGCACAGGGGTGGAGACCGGCGAGGAAACTTTACAGCTATCCCTAGGTGAGGATGAGCAGGATAGATTTCTTTCCGCCCTTAAAAATGCATGGGATTTTTCTCAGACCCGTCAACCGGAGATTGAAAAGCTTCCGGTCAATCAGGACGGGAGCATGATGCTCATTCCCTATACCCAGATAATTTTTGTCGAGGCTTACGAAGATTATTCCTACGTGCATACAGCAAATCAGAAATTTCTCACTTCCCACCGGCTAAAGAATCTTGAAGAGCGCCTCGGTCCGCACCGTTTTTTCAGGGTGCATCGCAAATATCTTGTAAATTTGGAAATGGTTACGGAAATAGCTTCCCTGCCGGGTAGTAACTTTATGCTGCGAACCGCCGGCCGAACAAGAATTGAGTTGCCTATCAGCCGCAGACGGATCAGTAAACTCAAGCAGATTCTGGGGATGTGA